One window from the genome of Saimiri boliviensis isolate mSaiBol1 chromosome 2, mSaiBol1.pri, whole genome shotgun sequence encodes:
- the LOC104653224 gene encoding stimulated by retinoic acid gene 6 protein-like yields MELTLPLFRWVVSLSPLSHWASEKGLAEGKRPPQEGSTLCFSLTISIVVGLMILQMWIATSFFLQPKLGTADKQKPLALNNRKAFHNFNYFLFFYNVLLGLGACLSRLLISCLLGTWLIARIDRTIMPSGYEGADMGFSAWIGMLYVDHYHTNPVLVSFCHILITDHRERKLQQTTKYWCLNQSAGPRVSARSRTRWLLLQTLINNPRLVMLRKSKLGHSSQESQILMTCSDS; encoded by the exons ATGGAGCTCACATTACCATTGTTCCGCTGGGTGGtcagcctctctcctctctctcactgGGCATCAGAGAAGGGCCTGGCAGAGGGGAAAAGGCCACCTCAGGAGGGCTCCACCCTGTGTTTCAGCCTCACCATATCCATTGTTGTGGGTCTCATGATCCTGCAGATGTGGATCGCCACCAGCTTCTTCCTACAGCCAAAGCTGGGCACAGCTGACAAGCAGAAGCCCCTGGCTCTCAACAACAG GAAAGCATTCCACAACTTCAACTACTTCCTGTTCTTCTACAATGTGCTGCTGGGCCTGGGTGCCTGCCTCTCCAGGCTGCTCATCAGTTGCCTCCTGGGCACGTGGCTGATTGCCCGCATTGACAGGACCATCATGCCGAGTGGCTATGAGGGGGCAGACATGG GGTTCAGTGCATGGATCGGCATGCTCTACGTGGACCATTATCACACCAACCCTGTGCTTGTCAGCTTTTGCCACATTCTGATCACAGATCACAGGGAGAGGAAGCTGCAGCAGACCACCAAATACTGGTGCCTAAATCAATCGGCAG GTCCCCGTGTCTCAGCTAGGTCCAGAACAAGATGGCTCCTATTGCAGACCCTAATCAACAACCCAAGACTCGTCATGCTCAGAAAATCAAAATTAGGGCACAGTTCCCAGGAGTCCCAAATTCTGATGACATGTTCGGACAGCTGA